The Legionella jordanis genomic sequence CGAAATTTTAAACAATTAATCCAAAGCAATTATGACTGATAAAAAATCATTAATAGAATTCCCCTGTAATTTTCCTGTAAAAATTATCGGCAGGAATAACGATGACTTATTCAAAGAGATTTGTGGAATTGCAAAAAAACATTTTCCTGACACGCTTGATGATGCAATTAGTGCCAAGGAGAGTGGGCAAGGAAATTATCTTGCCATCACAGTAATAATCTATGCTCATAGTCAACTTGCTTTGGATGCTCTTTATCTTGAATTAACACAGCATCCTGATATTAAATGGGTATTATGATGCTTCAAATAAAATATTTAGGGGTGCAACCCTATCTGAGTGTTTGGGATGATATGAAGCGATTCACGTCTTCAAGAGATGAAAATACGGATGATGAATTATGGCTTCTTGAACATCCAGCCGTATACACTCAGGGACAGGCCGGGAAAGCAGAGCATATTTTAAATCCTTCTTCAATTCCGGTGGTGCAAACCGACCGCGGTGGGCAGGTTACCTATCATGGACCTGGACAATTGGTTGCTTATGTTCTAATGGATATCAGCAGACGAAATCTTGGGGTAAGGACCCTGGTGGCAAAACTCGAACACATTCTAATGGATTTACTAGGTAAATACGGCATCGTAGCCAATATTCAACCTGGGGCGCCAGGTGTATATGTCGACGATAAAAAAATTGCTTCAATAGGACTGAGGGTAAAAAATGGCCGTACTTATCATGGGATTGCTTTAAATGTGGCAATGGATTTAGAACCTTTTAATGGAATTAACCCCTGTGGATTTGCCAAATTAAGAATGACGCAGATTAGTGATTACTTTCACCCTGTTAGTGTTTCAACTGTCAGCAAAGATTTTGCTGACACTTTTTTAACCTATTTTGAACGCTAATTATGCATTTTTTCTCTAATTATCTTCAACCACTTGTACTTTGGCTTCATGACCATCCCAATTGGGCATTATTGATCACGTTCTTCATTTCTTTTGCTGAATCTTTAGCCATTATTGGCAGCATAGTGCCTGGCTCAGTAACTATGACTGCGGTTGGAATTTTGGCTGGATCTGGCGTCATGAGAATTGATTTAACCTTTGTAGCTGCCACTCTTGGAGCAGTGGCCGGGGATGGAGCAAGTTACGCACTTGGCTACATTTTCAGAGACCGACTCATTAACGTTTGGCCCTTTAGCCGTTATCCAAACTGGTTATCGCTTGGTAAAGATTATTTTTCAAAGCATGGAGGAAAAAGTGTTGTCGTAGGACGCTTTGTAGGTCCTTTGCGCTCAATAATTCCTGTTATTGCCGGAATGATGGGAATGAGTCATTGGCGTTTCTTCCTAGCCAATTTCATATCTGCACTGGGTTGGTCAATCCTTTATGTATTACCCGGTGTTTTAATTGGTGCCGCAAGCAGTGAGTTATCCCCTGAGAGTGCAACTCGCCTGTTTTTGCTTGTTTTATTTTTACTTGCTGGACTTTGGCTTTTAAGTGTGGGTTTGAAATGGCTATTTATTCGTTTAAACCACATCCTGCGGAAGGGTTTACACAGTTTCTGGTCCTGGTCCCGCGAACACCCTTATCTGGCCAGGCTGTTTATAAAGGTTACTCCCGTCGATGAAATTAATTATTATCCCACAGCGGCCATCGTTATTCTGTTTATCTTAAGTTCGGTTCTATTTTGCCTGTTATCCATACTCGTTATCCACCAAAGCTGGATAACAGACATTAATGAACCGGTTCACTTATTTTTACAAAGCTTACGAACAAAACCATTTGATTCATTTTTTATCGTGGTTTCAGAGCTATCCGGATCAGTTGCTGTTGTTACGCTAATCATTGCTGTTGCGTCCATTGCCATTTATTTTCGGGATTGGCGCTCACTTTCCTATTGGCTTAGTCTTTGTCTCACAACCACCATTGTATTGTTGTTTTTATATGGATTCATACACTACCCAAGGCCACGTGGATTGTTGGAGGTTCAAACTGGTAATTCTTTCCCATTGATTGGTTTGACTTATGCTGCATCTCTTTTTACAGCATTTATGTTTTTCTTAAATGCCTATTGCGTTAATTTAATCAACCGGTTTGTGAAAATCATTCTCTCCATTAGTTTATTTTTAGCTGGATTTGCTCCAGTTTATCTCGGAGATAACTGGTTGACTGACGTCTTGGGGGCTTACCTTTGTGGTTTCAGTCTTAGTTTAATTCATTGGCTTTTTTATCGCCAACAGAAGCCAGTCATCCACTGCTCAGCTTATGGTCCTCTTTCCTTAAGCCTTGTCCTGATTATTTTTAGCTTTATGGAAGCCATCCCCTTTTATCGACAGGAACTGCATAATCATCAACCTTATTTAGCACAATACCTCTTCACCGATGATTTATGGTGGGATCAAAGTAAACCCCTTTTGCCTATTTATCGTACTAACCGAATTGGCAACCGCATCAGTGTGTTTAATATACAATATGCTGGCTCATTGAATAATCTTGAGCAATCTCTTAGCTCCTACGGCTGGCGAAAAGTAGATGATTCTTTTTTCAATTCCCTTATTTCTCGGGTGAGCGGTCAACCGGCTGCACAAGATTTGCCTTTAATGGCGCAGCTGTATCTAAACAAAAAACCTATGTTGATGATGATTTTTCAACCCAACGATGGAAATCCAGTACAGGTTTTACGCATTTGGCGATCCAATTTTCACTTGAAAAGTATGAAACAACCTATCTGGCTTGGTAGCGTTCATCCGAGAAGGTTACCTAAAAATCAAATTAAGAATCAGCCAATAAGCAATGTAAAAAATAGACCAGCATCCATTTATTACGTAAGTGCTGCTTTATCGCAATACATGCAGAGACAAGTTTCCCTGCCCATTAAATTTAAATTACCTGTAGAAGTAGAGCCGATTTTGCTATTGATAAAAGAGCCCTCTGTTTCGCAAGAGCCCTAGCCTATTTTTCATACTGGTACTTTGCAATTCGTCTTTAGCCTTGGTATTCTCGAGACAGAAGCTTTAGTCTGAGGTACACTAAATTCCAATTAGTCATTGTTCCAGGAAAGGATACTTTAATGATTAACATTGCGGACTTGATTCACATCATACTTCCATTCTTGGCGCTTATTGTTTTGGTTTTAGGACTTAAATTTAAGCGCAGTAATTATATCCTAATTGCCTTATGGGTAAGTTTAATTACCTTATTGCTGGCGTACCGAGCCTCAGGCGGTGAAATTTTAGGAAGTTATTTTAACTATCTTCATGCCTCAACCTATTCTTTAAATTTAATAATCCTTTTGGTCTCTTTCCTGTATCTCTTATTAACTGCCGTAGCTCGAATCAATCACTATCTAATCCGCTCTGTCTCCAGTTTAGTCTCAGCTGCATTAACAATTGGAGTGGTTTTTTTATTAATTAATTTGTGGGTTAATGCCATTTTTATTGAGCATCGCCTGGCAGGCACACCAATACTGCAAGTAGCTACCTTCAACAAACCACCTTATTGCGATTATAAATATGTTTTTTATAAAATCAGTGACAACAACAAGGTGAAATTCATGTGCCCAAATCACTATGGCCTTTTACCATCAATTGGCGAATTAAATGCAGCCCCCACCTTTGTAATAAAACAGCTGCCTACAGAGGTGAGAGCGAGGTTTCAGCAACCTACATAAGTGAATTATTGTATTGCTTAGTAAGGAGTTGAAGTCGTGTTATCAATTTGTTCTATCAAATATTTTTTGTTAACATACCGAAAATTTTTTGCCAAATCAATTATGCGCAGTTTGCTTTTATTCATTGCATTTTTGTTTTCTTCATTCACCTTCAGCATGGCCCCAAAACTTAATTGGGAACAGGCTGTTGATAAAGCAATTGCCAAATATGGTTTAAGAACAGAACCCGAATTAAAACGTTTTTTTGCGAATGCACACGTTGCCTACCCACCGAACGATGTTGCGCTTTTGGCCTTTAAAAAAGAAAGACAGCTAGAGCTTTGGGCTAAAGATGACAATCAAACCTGGCAGTTCATTCATACCTACCCCCTTACAGCATTTAGTGGACGATTAGGACCAAAATTGAAAGAAAGGGATGGACAAATCCCTGAAGGTATTTATCGCTTAATTACGTTTAATCCTTTCAGTTCAATGCACTTATCAATGATGATTGATTACCCCAATAATTTTGATCGTTTACAAGCGATTAAAGATGGACGCAAGCAACTTGGGAATAATATTTTTCTTCATGGAAAATCCCTCTCCGTAGGCTGTTTAGCCGTGGGGGATCGAGCAATTGATCAACTTTTTTTACTGGCAAGACGGGTGGGTTTAAGGCATGTCAAAGTCATCATAGCCCCCAATGATTTACGAGTGGCAAAACCAGCAACCTCCAATTTTGCCCAACCGCGATGGTTGCCTGAGTTGTATAAGCAAATCTCAACGGCTTTGAACCAATTCCCACCAGCACAGAAAAAAATACTTATTGCGAATAAATAATTTTTTGTTTTCTACTCTATTTCAGCCCTCGCAAATTTTTAAAGATTGCGTGACCATGATATTTTTCATCCTAATTATTTAAGTTTTGAACTGCAAAAAATTACTCTCTGCTGTTCCAAGTAGCCATCAAAACTGCAAGCCTTTGAGAAATCATTTAAATAACATTAGCTGCTCGGCTAATTACAAGAGCAAAACAACTATCATTTCCATTTAACTAGTTAGGTATCGATGCTTAACTGTGTTTTTATACATACAGACGCTGAATAATAAGTTAGTGTTCTGCAGCCATATAGAAAGAATGTAGGGAATTAAGTATTAGAAGATAAGCACAACTTTGGTTAATTATACCCAAGGATCATTTCTAATCTTTTTACCCTCTCATCTGCAAAAATTATTATCTATGTTAAAGATTTCTGTGTTCGTTTAAGGGGGGTCGCCCTATAATAATTATATATAAATTATTATTAAAATGGATTTATTATTGGAGGAAAATTTCTATGCATAGAAAACAAATTGTAGATAATCTGCTCGTACGTACCATTACTGATGCAGGCTATAATCCTAAGGATTTTACTTGGGACTATACGGATAGGTCAATAACCCAACCAGATATTTTCCTTATAGAAGCAGAGTTATTAGTGATTAAAAATGATAGTAAAAAAAGCAAGAACTATCAGTTTTCCTCATCATGGCCTGCTCAATTATGTAAAGATTTAACTGCAGGCTATTTTGATAATTAATGTATTTAAAATTTTTGCTTATCTTTAACGCTATTATGACGCGCAAGTAATTTTAGCTGCTGTTTATCCATAACCTGAAGCTGCAGTTTGAAATTGCTTCATGAGAACTTAACCCAGCACGTTATGATTTTCAGAAATTTCAAAATACTCAACCATCTTTTTCGACCTGTGCATATGAAAAGTTAACAAGTTGCCACTCCATCGAAATAGTTAAGAGTCGTTTACAGCACTAAACTAAATCTTGAAACCAATTCCACATTAATTTTCTTTTAACTAATTCTACGAGTAGTAAATAACTTGCAGTTGCAAGAACTAAAAAAACAAAGAAGCCCCATGGCAAGGGAACCAATCCGAGGTATGGGGCTATTGGGCTAAAAGGTAAAACAATTGCGAGGGTTAACGCAGCCAAAACACTCATTGTCAAAGGCAGGCTGGGTGGGCTTTTAAAGGGATTTTTTGCGGTGCGAATGATAAAGATTACTAAAATCTGCGTTGCCAGAGATTCTAGAAACCATCCGCTTTGAAACAGCGACTCAGAAGCATGGAATACTTTAAGCATTACAAAAAATGTAACAAAATCAAACAAAGAACTGATTGGACCAATGTAAAACATAAAACGTTTTACAATCGTGATGTTCCATTTTTTTGGTTTTTGGAGAAAACTGTCATCCACTTTATCGGTAGGAATGGTCAGCTGAGATACATCATACAAAAGATTATTAATCAATATCTGTGTGGGCCTCATAGGGAAAAATGGCAAAAATGGTGCTATAAATGCCATGCTTAGCATATTGCCAAAATTGGAGCTGGTTCCCATCATCAGATATTTCATTACGTTTCCAAATGATTTCCTTCCTTCAAAAATACCATTCAGTAAAACTTTTAAGTTATGCTCAAGTAAAATAATGTCAGCAGCTTCTTTCGCTACATCAACCGCATCAGCTACTGAGATTCCCACATCCGAAGCACGCAAGGAAGGTGCATCGTTAATGCCATCGCCGAGAAATCCCACGACATGTCCTTTAGCACGTAGAGCTTGTATGATCATTAACTTCTGCTGGGGAGAAAGGCGGGCAAATACATGGGTTTGTTCGGCAATTGTCGTTAGAGCAGAAGAAGAAATATGTTCCATCTGCTCTCCAACTAAAATGTCCTGGCAAGATAAACCAACTTCACTGCACACATGGCGAGTTACTAATTCATTATCTCCTGTCAAAATTTTAATTTGAATTCCTGCTCTCTTAAGATCATTAATCATCTGACTAGAATCTTTTAAAGGCGGATCTAGGAAAGTCAAAAAACCGGCTAAGACTAAATCTTTTTCATCATCTACCTGATAAATCTGCTGTTTTTTAAGTTGCCGATAGGCTACTGCAAGCACTCGATAACCGTCTTGACTTAAGGTATTAAATAAAGACCTATATTTTTTAATGCTGGAATCTTTTAAGGGATGGATCTCTTCTTGCATCATATAGAACGTGCAAAGCTGGAGTATCTGCTCAGGTGCCCCCTTCGTTATTAACCAATGAACATCCCCCTTGTCAACGACCACGCTGGAACGACGTCTTTCAAAATCGAAAGGTATTTCGTCCACTTTATTGTAAGAAGTTATATCCGGATGATGATGGCGCAAAATGGCTTCATCCAGAGGATTGAGCTTGGTATTTTCTAATATGGCTATATCTATGGGATTTTTTATTCCAGTTCCATATAAACTGTTTAGATAGGCCAATAACATAACTTGTTCTGAGTTGTTACCGGTCAAATCAATCGATTGCTCTAAAGTCATCTTGTTTTCAGTTAAAGTACCGGTTTTATCGCAGCATAAAATATCAATGCTGCCAAAATTTTGAATTGCTGTTAAATGTTTAACAACCACTTTTTGTTTGGACATCCGCAGCGCACCTGTTGCTAGAGTCACGGTGGTAATCATGGGCAAAAACTCAGGTGTGAGTCCAACAGCCAAGGCCATAGCAAACAATAATGATTCTATTGGTGAATGACCAAACCAAAAATTTATGACAAACACAAAAAGCACGAGAAAAAAAATGGTCTTCATTATAAACAGGCCAAAATTCAACATTCCTCTTTCAAATTCGGTCTGTACTGAAGTTTTTGTGAGCTCTTTGGCAATTTGCCCTACCAAACTGTTTAATCCAGTAGATACAACTAAAGCAATTGCATAGCCGCTTACTATTGAGGAGCCTGCAAAGACAGCATTGTTTGCAGCTGCAGGATTTGTAGGAATTACAGGAAGAGGCGCGAAGTCTTTTTCAACAGCTAAGGATTCTCCGGTTAGGACGGCTTGTTGAACATGTAAATCTTTGGCATTCAACAAGCGGCAATCTGCTGGCACCATATCACCCGCAACCAATTTGATGACATCACCTTGAACCAGCTCCTTTGAAGGAAGATTAATTTCCTTACCATCTCTAAACACTTTTGATAACTGCGCTACTGTATTTTGTAATTTTTCAGCAACCAACAGCGAACGATGGCTTTGAAAAAAATCCAGAAAAATACTCACTGTAATGACAAGAATGATAATAACTGCATTTGCAAGATTTCCTGTAAATGCCGAAACAACAGCAGCAAACATTAAAATTGCCACTAAGGGATTTGTGGAGTGTGAGAGCGCTTCCAGAATAATGGAGCGATAGCGCTTGGATTTGATTTCGTTTGTTCCATACCCTTCCAAGCGGTTTTGTGCTTCCTCAGCTGATAAACCTCCCCATGAACTGTGAAGAAACTGGAGAGCCATCTCGGCACTCATTTGCGAGAGTTCGAATATATCATGAGGCATAACTGTCCCTAGTTAGCTGTTATATTCCTTCAATGAGTAAGAAAAACAGGAAGGCTGTTCACGGACACTTCCTGCTAAAGACATCCCGCATTATTCGTGTTCAGGGGCCACAACAAAAATGCCAGGAGCGTTACGTAGGTATTCATTGTAGTCCATGCCGTAACCAAAAATATAATGGTCATCAACTCGCAAACCGACAAAATCAGCTTCTTTCAAGCCATTGGGTACTCGCTTATGATGTTTATCCACTAAAACGGCGCTATACACTTCACTGGCGCCCATGGTTTTGATTTCTTCTATAATTGCAGCCAAGGTAACTCCGCCATCGAGTATGTCATCGACGACCAATACCGTTCTACCTTGTAAATTTGCGCTTGGTTTTACTTTCCAGTGCAAATTCCCACCTTTAATTTCGCCGCGATATCGAGTCGCATGGACGTAGTCAACCTCTAATGGAAAATCCAATCGGGGCAGTAAATTTCCCATTGGTACCATGCCCCCTATCATGACGCACAAAATAACAGGATTTTTATCGTGCAGGCGTTCATGAATATTAATTGCCATACGATCTAAAGCAGCCTCAACCTCTTTGGTTGTAAACAGACAAGTTGATTTCTCGTAAACTTCTTTAATTTTGTTTGGGATAGACATTAAAATTCCTAAAGTTAAGAATTAATCTTTACGTTTGCTGGGTAAAGGAAACATACTGACTTTACTGTCATCCCTTACTTTATCATGAACCTTTGCAATCCCTTCTTTATCGACTTCATCAATGCGGAAAATGGCATGCATGGGGATGTAAGTCCGCTTCACACTATTAAATTCCACCTTTAAACGCTCTTCAGAAGGATCAACCACTAATGACGTGTGTTCACCGAAGACAAAATCTTCAACTTCCAAGAATCCGAACATTTCACTTTCACAAACCTTACGCGCATAAATTTCGTAAATCGCATCCTGATTTGCGAAGGTAATTCGAAAGAGTGATTTTTTTGACATGAGACAAACCCAAAAGTAAAGCCGGCCATAGTATAGCAAAGCTCTTTGTATAATTGCAGCAATTAGCTGCTCATCCACAAAAATCGGTTCATTTTACTAATCAGGACTGAGAGCGATCATGTGGGCAGATGGTTTGTACCGGCAGCTGTTCTCGTTCCAATAATTCATCCTCGAGAATTTCAGGCAAAAAATCCGTATGAGCCTTTTCGTATTTTTGCATCAACAAACAATAAAAACCAGCCGGGTAAGGCCACATCATTTTGCCTACTTCATTGAGAAACTCAAGACGATGAATCCAGGTTTCACTGTAAACAGGTGGAATAAAATAAAAACTGGATAAGCTGCATTGAATGTAACCCCTATGCTGCATGGCTCTTTTGATAAAGTAAAATGACATGGAGTTCGGTGAAGCAGCACCAAAACAAGAGTGGCGCCCTACGTGCATGAATAAGTTCCACAGGCTTAAAGGATTGATGCCAAGAAAAAGAATATAACCCATGGGCTTTAAAATTCTGTCTAATTCATCAATTGGATTGATTTGATGAGTGAAAGCTTGCAAAGTCAAAGGGGCGATGATGCAATCGATGCTGTGTCTATCTAAGGGCATGGCGTTAAAAGATGTCACAATATTACTTGTGGGGGCCGAATAAGGACTTGCTATCCACTTATAGCGATAGTGTAATACATCAAGCCAGGGATTATTAGCACAAGTCCCCAGTTGTAAGAGTGTATCTCCATAGAGAAATTCTGAAAGAGGCGAAATCTCCTTAAGAAAAGCCTGCCCAACATGAAGACCTTGATGGTTGGCAAACCAGTCTCGAAGAGCTTCAAATTTGTTTTTTTGATCAACCGACAAGTTATGACTCAATTGGAACAAATGATCTTTTGTACCATATAGTTATAGCAACCAGCAAGATAGAGACCCCGAAGAGGTCTCTGCTTAAAACAATCAAATTTTATCGGTTTCTGTGCTTTCTAGAAAGCAGAGCAAATTATCAATTTCTGATACAAGCGTAACATCGGAAGTCCCACTACCCATATTTTCTTCAGCAGCAATCAATCTTAAATTGATATCATCACGCCAGTTTTTTAAAGCAATAATTTGCTCTTCTACCGTCAATTCTCCATCAGCCAAGATAGAGGAAGGTTGACAATAGTAACGTGGCGGATTTGCAATACGTTCACCATGCTCTAACATGTCTTCTCCTCCTTGTTTCTACAATATTTTTTTATCTTCTATATTAATTTTAGCACATTGACATTTTTGTGCTGCGGAGGTTTTGGTTTTAAGTTATAGTGTGCTTGGAACCGCAGCAAAGTCCTAATATGGAATACAATAAACAAGAACAAGATTTTGAGTCCATTGCTCACCTCTTCATTCAATGTAATCTGTTGACTGAGGATGAACTTATCCATTATCAATGTGATGCCCCAACATCGGGCTGCACACTCTTACAGTATTTAATTAATACCAAGTCCGTTTCCGCAAAACAGTTGGCTTTATTAATATCAGAACATTTCGGCTTGACTTATATAGATCTGGATGAAATTCAACTGAAAGACCTATCAGAGCAATTCATTGATTTTGAGTTGATGGTTCAACATCGATTGCTGCCTATTGCCCATAAATCACATCTTATTCTGGCAAGTGACAGCCCGGTTAGCCCCTCACTTCTTAGTGAACTTCGATTTACAAGTTGTCATGATTTTATTCCAGTGATCGTGGAAACGGATAAATTAGATAAATGGCTCAAACACCAGATCTTAAAAAGAAATAATCACTTAGAAATTCAAAATAAATTGAATGAGTTTGGTTTGAACCAGGATGCATCAGTGATTCAGTTTCTAGATCAGCTTCTTATCGATGCTGTCAGAAAAAAAGCTTCCGATATACATTTTGAACTTTATGAGGAAATTTTAAGAATTCGTTGCCGCTATGACGGCATTTTAGTTGAAGTTGGGAAATATACTCGGGATTTAGCGCAAAAATTGCTCGGGCGTATCAAAATCCTTGCTAATCTTGATATTTCTGAAAAGCGCGTCCCCCAAGATGGCCGCTTTCAGCTAGAGTATGAAGGCAATGAAGAAACGGTTGATTTTCGAATTAGCATCTGCCCTACCATCCACGGGGAGAAAATGGTAATTCGTATTCTTGATCAAAAAACTCCAAAGATCCCTGTTGAAGAATTGGGGTTTAACGCAGTGCAAAAACAAAATTTTCTAGAGGCAATTCAAAAACCACAAGGAATGATTTTAGTCACAGGGCCAACTGGAAGCGGTAAAACCGTAACGCTTTACAGCGCCTTACATCAATTAAATTGCGAAGATAAAAACATCTCTACGGCTGAGGATCCAGTCGAATTAAAAATGTATGGAATAAACCAAGTGCAAGTGCATGCCAAGGCAGGTCTGACATTCGCC encodes the following:
- a CDS encoding methyltransferase domain-containing protein, with amino-acid sequence MSVDQKNKFEALRDWFANHQGLHVGQAFLKEISPLSEFLYGDTLLQLGTCANNPWLDVLHYRYKWIASPYSAPTSNIVTSFNAMPLDRHSIDCIIAPLTLQAFTHQINPIDELDRILKPMGYILFLGINPLSLWNLFMHVGRHSCFGAASPNSMSFYFIKRAMQHRGYIQCSLSSFYFIPPVYSETWIHRLEFLNEVGKMMWPYPAGFYCLLMQKYEKAHTDFLPEILEDELLEREQLPVQTICPHDRSQS
- a CDS encoding L,D-transpeptidase family protein → MAPKLNWEQAVDKAIAKYGLRTEPELKRFFANAHVAYPPNDVALLAFKKERQLELWAKDDNQTWQFIHTYPLTAFSGRLGPKLKERDGQIPEGIYRLITFNPFSSMHLSMMIDYPNNFDRLQAIKDGRKQLGNNIFLHGKSLSVGCLAVGDRAIDQLFLLARRVGLRHVKVIIAPNDLRVAKPATSNFAQPRWLPELYKQISTALNQFPPAQKKILIANK
- a CDS encoding DUF1820 family protein, which produces MSKKSLFRITFANQDAIYEIYARKVCESEMFGFLEVEDFVFGEHTSLVVDPSEERLKVEFNSVKRTYIPMHAIFRIDEVDKEGIAKVHDKVRDDSKVSMFPLPSKRKD
- a CDS encoding hypoxanthine-guanine phosphoribosyltransferase translates to MSIPNKIKEVYEKSTCLFTTKEVEAALDRMAINIHERLHDKNPVILCVMIGGMVPMGNLLPRLDFPLEVDYVHATRYRGEIKGGNLHWKVKPSANLQGRTVLVVDDILDGGVTLAAIIEEIKTMGASEVYSAVLVDKHHKRVPNGLKEADFVGLRVDDHYIFGYGMDYNEYLRNAPGIFVVAPEHE
- the lipB gene encoding lipoyl(octanoyl) transferase LipB, with product MLQIKYLGVQPYLSVWDDMKRFTSSRDENTDDELWLLEHPAVYTQGQAGKAEHILNPSSIPVVQTDRGGQVTYHGPGQLVAYVLMDISRRNLGVRTLVAKLEHILMDLLGKYGIVANIQPGAPGVYVDDKKIASIGLRVKNGRTYHGIALNVAMDLEPFNGINPCGFAKLRMTQISDYFHPVSVSTVSKDFADTFLTYFER
- a CDS encoding VTT domain-containing protein; the protein is MHFFSNYLQPLVLWLHDHPNWALLITFFISFAESLAIIGSIVPGSVTMTAVGILAGSGVMRIDLTFVAATLGAVAGDGASYALGYIFRDRLINVWPFSRYPNWLSLGKDYFSKHGGKSVVVGRFVGPLRSIIPVIAGMMGMSHWRFFLANFISALGWSILYVLPGVLIGAASSELSPESATRLFLLVLFLLAGLWLLSVGLKWLFIRLNHILRKGLHSFWSWSREHPYLARLFIKVTPVDEINYYPTAAIVILFILSSVLFCLLSILVIHQSWITDINEPVHLFLQSLRTKPFDSFFIVVSELSGSVAVVTLIIAVASIAIYFRDWRSLSYWLSLCLTTTIVLLFLYGFIHYPRPRGLLEVQTGNSFPLIGLTYAASLFTAFMFFLNAYCVNLINRFVKIILSISLFLAGFAPVYLGDNWLTDVLGAYLCGFSLSLIHWLFYRQQKPVIHCSAYGPLSLSLVLIIFSFMEAIPFYRQELHNHQPYLAQYLFTDDLWWDQSKPLLPIYRTNRIGNRISVFNIQYAGSLNNLEQSLSSYGWRKVDDSFFNSLISRVSGQPAAQDLPLMAQLYLNKKPMLMMIFQPNDGNPVQVLRIWRSNFHLKSMKQPIWLGSVHPRRLPKNQIKNQPISNVKNRPASIYYVSAALSQYMQRQVSLPIKFKLPVEVEPILLLIKEPSVSQEP
- the mgtA gene encoding magnesium-translocating P-type ATPase; translation: MPHDIFELSQMSAEMALQFLHSSWGGLSAEEAQNRLEGYGTNEIKSKRYRSIILEALSHSTNPLVAILMFAAVVSAFTGNLANAVIIILVITVSIFLDFFQSHRSLLVAEKLQNTVAQLSKVFRDGKEINLPSKELVQGDVIKLVAGDMVPADCRLLNAKDLHVQQAVLTGESLAVEKDFAPLPVIPTNPAAANNAVFAGSSIVSGYAIALVVSTGLNSLVGQIAKELTKTSVQTEFERGMLNFGLFIMKTIFFLVLFVFVINFWFGHSPIESLLFAMALAVGLTPEFLPMITTVTLATGALRMSKQKVVVKHLTAIQNFGSIDILCCDKTGTLTENKMTLEQSIDLTGNNSEQVMLLAYLNSLYGTGIKNPIDIAILENTKLNPLDEAILRHHHPDITSYNKVDEIPFDFERRRSSVVVDKGDVHWLITKGAPEQILQLCTFYMMQEEIHPLKDSSIKKYRSLFNTLSQDGYRVLAVAYRQLKKQQIYQVDDEKDLVLAGFLTFLDPPLKDSSQMINDLKRAGIQIKILTGDNELVTRHVCSEVGLSCQDILVGEQMEHISSSALTTIAEQTHVFARLSPQQKLMIIQALRAKGHVVGFLGDGINDAPSLRASDVGISVADAVDVAKEAADIILLEHNLKVLLNGIFEGRKSFGNVMKYLMMGTSSNFGNMLSMAFIAPFLPFFPMRPTQILINNLLYDVSQLTIPTDKVDDSFLQKPKKWNITIVKRFMFYIGPISSLFDFVTFFVMLKVFHASESLFQSGWFLESLATQILVIFIIRTAKNPFKSPPSLPLTMSVLAALTLAIVLPFSPIAPYLGLVPLPWGFFVFLVLATASYLLLVELVKRKLMWNWFQDLV
- a CDS encoding GspE/PulE family protein, with product MEYNKQEQDFESIAHLFIQCNLLTEDELIHYQCDAPTSGCTLLQYLINTKSVSAKQLALLISEHFGLTYIDLDEIQLKDLSEQFIDFELMVQHRLLPIAHKSHLILASDSPVSPSLLSELRFTSCHDFIPVIVETDKLDKWLKHQILKRNNHLEIQNKLNEFGLNQDASVIQFLDQLLIDAVRKKASDIHFELYEEILRIRCRYDGILVEVGKYTRDLAQKLLGRIKILANLDISEKRVPQDGRFQLEYEGNEETVDFRISICPTIHGEKMVIRILDQKTPKIPVEELGFNAVQKQNFLEAIQKPQGMILVTGPTGSGKTVTLYSALHQLNCEDKNISTAEDPVELKMYGINQVQVHAKAGLTFASILRALLRQDPDIIMIGEIRDFETAEIAMKAAQTGHLVFSTLHTNSAAESLTRLNTLGISNFNIANSVSLIVAQRLARRLCDHCKVSYRALSEWPQNIGKHLQTAIYRAVGCNQCNQGYHGRIGLFEVMPLSASIAELMVSGGTSVEIHKQAQKEGMITLFESGLEKIKAGLTSFEEIRRVAVQQ
- a CDS encoding YbeD family protein; protein product: MTDKKSLIEFPCNFPVKIIGRNNDDLFKEICGIAKKHFPDTLDDAISAKESGQGNYLAITVIIYAHSQLALDALYLELTQHPDIKWVL